The Paenibacillus yonginensis genome segment GAGTCCATGAGAATTTGGCCGCGATTATGGATCAATTGCCGGAAGCCCTGCTGATGGTAACGGGGCAGTTCAGGTTATAATCGCAGGGATAAGCTGCAGAAGGAGGAGCGCATGAGCGAATCATCAGCTGCAACGATGAGCATGACCCGTCACCTCATGGAACTCCGCAAACGTCTGCTGGCCGTGGTGCTCGTGTTTGGTCTTGTGCTGGTCGGCGGTTTCTTTGCGGCTGAGCCGATCTACCACTATCTTACGACGAGAGGCAGCGGCGGAGTTTACGTACGTCTGAACGCTTTTTCCTTTTGGGACGGGGTCGGCATTTATATGAAAATTGCGCTCACCGTTGCTTTTGGCATTACGCTGCCGTTTACCTTCTATCAGCTGTGGGCGTTTGTCAGCCCCGGCCTGAAGGCGGAGGAGCGGAGGGCAACGCTGAAGTATATTCCGTTCGCTTTTTTAAGTTTTGTTGGCGGAGCTGCTTTTGGTTATTATGCGGTTTTTCCGCTGGCCATTCATTTTACCTCTAACCTGAACAAGGAATTGGGACTGGTGGAAACCTACGGGGCTGCCGATTATTTCCGGTTTCTCACAAACATTGTGGTACCGGTCTCGCTGGTGTTTGAGCTGCCGCTTATCGTGCTGTTTCTGACGCACCTGCGGCTGGTGAATCCGGCCAGGCTCCGCAAGATGCGGAAAACGGCTTATTTTGCCCTTGTTGTCGCTTCCGCCGCCATTACGCCGCCCGATTTCATTTCGGCTTTTATTGTATTGATTCCGCTTCTGCTGCTGTATGAGTTCAGTATCGTATTGTCTGCGCGCGTATACCGGAAGCAGCATCAGGAAGAGCCTAAGGAAGAACCTAAGGAATAAGAATATACAGCCCGTTTGCGTATAACCCGGAATATCTTCTTTCTCGCAAGGATAGAATGAGTAGGGAATGTCCAAACGGTTTTTTTTTGTGAAAAAGTTATGCCGAAAAAGTTGTACAAAGGACTTGAAAAATGAAGTTACTTTGAGTATCATAAACAGTGTTGTTAGCACTAAGTGATGTTGAGTGCTAATACATAAGAACAATCACATTAAAACTTAAATCTAACATAATTTCGAAGGAGGCTATTTTTTCATGATCAGACCTTTAGGTGAACGCGTATTGGTGGAAGCTATCGAGCAAAGCGAAACTACGGCATCCGGAATCGTGCTTCCGGACACCTCCAAAGAGAAACCGCAAGAAGGCAAAATTGTTGCCGTAGGCAGCGGTACGCTGAAAGACGGCGTTCGTGTTCCTTTGGAAGTTCAAGTTGGCGATGTGGTGATCTTCTCCAAATATGCCGGCACAGAAGTGAAATACGAAGGCAAAGAATATTTGATTATGAAAGAAAGCGACATTCAAGCTATCGTTGAATAATAG includes the following:
- the tatC gene encoding twin-arginine translocase subunit TatC; its protein translation is MSESSAATMSMTRHLMELRKRLLAVVLVFGLVLVGGFFAAEPIYHYLTTRGSGGVYVRLNAFSFWDGVGIYMKIALTVAFGITLPFTFYQLWAFVSPGLKAEERRATLKYIPFAFLSFVGGAAFGYYAVFPLAIHFTSNLNKELGLVETYGAADYFRFLTNIVVPVSLVFELPLIVLFLTHLRLVNPARLRKMRKTAYFALVVASAAITPPDFISAFIVLIPLLLLYEFSIVLSARVYRKQHQEEPKEEPKE
- the groES gene encoding co-chaperone GroES; this translates as MIRPLGERVLVEAIEQSETTASGIVLPDTSKEKPQEGKIVAVGSGTLKDGVRVPLEVQVGDVVIFSKYAGTEVKYEGKEYLIMKESDIQAIVE